The Aeromonas veronii genome includes the window CTGTTCCTCGGCGTAGAAGGCAGCAGCCTGATGGCTGTTCTCGCCGTAGCGCATGTCCTGCTTCTTGATGAACTGGCTGTTGAAGGTGCGCGGGAAGCGGGACTCTTCGTCTCCTTCCTTGTTGTCGCCGTAGGAGGGCACCAGAGTACCGAAGTAGTTGGCGATCATGCCGTCGTAGGCGGCGGTGTGCTCGAAGGCGGCGATGGCGAGATCGAAACGGGTGGCAAGAGTCAGGCTGTTGCCGTTGCTGTCCATCTCGGCGATGACGCGACCGTAGTCGGCGGCCTTGACGACGATGGTGACGTCCTTGTGGTTCTTGGCGGCGGAGCGCACCATGGTCGGACCGCCGATGTCGATGTTCTCGACCGCATCGGCCAGGGTGCAACCCGGCTTGGCGACGGTGGCGGCGAAGGGGTAGAGGTTGACGACGACCATGTCGATGGGGGAGATAGCGTGCTGGGCCATGATGGCGTCATCCTGATCGCGACGGCCGAGGATGCCGCCGTGTACCTTGGGATGCAGGGTCTTGACGCGCCCATCCATCATCTCGGGGAATCCGGTGTAATCGGAGACCTCGGTCACCGGCAGACCCGCTTCGGCGAGCAGCTTGGCGGTGCCGCCCGTGGAGAGCAGGGCGACGCCACGCTCGTTGAGTGCCTTGGCAAATTCCAGGATGCCAGTCTTGTCAGACACACTCAGCAGTGCACGGCGAATGGGTCGAGCTTGTTCCATCACACTATCGTCCTCAGCATAACGGGGACAGGTCCATGAGAGGCGAGGCTCAGCACAGAGAGTCCCCAAATAAATGGAAGTGGGGGATTTCACAAACCACTCTCGCCAGGCCTGGGCCGGCAACAGCATTTTAGGAAATGCCCGTTTGATGCGACGCTCTCTTGTGGGCGCGTATTCTACACAAAAAATGTGAGCCGTGGTGGATTTTTTACATTCACAAACCCTTGTCTGGCGCGGTGTTAAACGTTTTCTGGTCAAATTGTGTGAAACGTTTGTCTTTTCAGTGTTTTGGCAGGAAAAGTCACGTCGGCCTCCCCTTGTCTGCCCCTTTCCTGCCTTTGGCTGGTAATCGGTGAGCAAAGGGGTGATAGTGAGAGCCGGTTTATATTGAGTACCCATTCCAGCAGGAGAGTGATGATGTATCGCATCGGGGAACTGGCCAAGGCGTGCGGGGTGAAGGCGGATACCCTGCGCTTTTACGAGAAGAACGGGCTGCTCTCGCCGGGTCTGCGCAACGACTCCGGCTATCGTGTCTATGGCGAGCAGGACCGGCGACGGCTGGAGTTCATCATCCGCGCCAAGTCGGTGGGTTTTTCCCTGGCGGACATCGGCGAGCTGCTGGATCTGGATACCAACAAGGCCAGGGTCACCTGCCAGGAGGTCAAGGCGGTGGCCGATGCCAAGCTCACCCAGGTGGAGCAGAAGATCCTCGAGTTGACCCGCTTTCGCGAGAACCTGAAACAGCTCTCCAACATCTGTTGCGGCGGGCCGCGCTCGGCCGAGCACTGCGCCATCCTGGAGACCCTGGAGTCGGGGGTGCCGTCCCGCCACGAGCACCATGATCACGAGCACTCATAAACCCGGCCCGGACCCCTTGCGGCGGGAGCCAAACAGGCGCACAATCGGCGCGTTTTTATCACATGTGGCGATTTTATCGCCACATTTAATGACCAAGGCAGGAGTCTATATGGCCAAGAAGAGACGGGTCGATATCATCGACCAGGCCCACGATCATCAGCGTGGCATCATCCAGGACAATCATCTGAAAGCCCTGGTGACTTCCCCCCTGTTCCAGGCGCGGGTCGAGGCGAGCAAGAAGGGCAAGGGCAGCTATCAGCGCAAGGCCAAGCACGGCAAGCGGTGGGAGCCCGGCCAACAGCGGATGCAACGCGTCTGCTGCTGAGCGGGTTTCCACCCCTTCATCTCAAAACAATCAGGGCGCCCATGGCGCCCTGATTGTTGTTGCGAAAGCGGCCGTTTGCTCACGGCTTCGCTGCAAGATGTGTGAACGCTTTCTCACTCGTCCATGAAAAGCTCGAGCAAGACGTTGAGATAGCGATGACCGAGGGAGGTCAGCTGCCAGCTGTCGCCGAGATCCAGGATGAGCTCCTTGGTCTGGGCGATGGCGAGCATGGTCTCCACCTGCTCCAGCGCCAGGCCGGTATAGGCCTCGAATTCTGCCTTGGGGGCCGGCTCGAACAGCCGGAACCGGTTCATGAAGTACTCGAGCGGCAGATCGTCCTCGGTCACCGTCCACTGGCTGTCCAGATAGGCGCGGGCGGGATCCAGGTAGCCTTTGGGGTGCTTCACCTTGGCGGTGCGCAGGATCTGCTGGCTGGCGAGATCCGTCACCTTGCCGTGGGCGCCGCAGCCGATGCCGAGATAGTCGCCGAAGCGCCAGTAGTTAAGGTTGTGACGACACTGATAGCCCGCCTTGGCGTAGGCCGAGATCTCGTACTGCTGGTAGCCCTGGGCGGTGAGCATGGCGTGACCCTGCTCGTAGATGTCCCACAGGGTGTCATCCTCCGGCAGGGTGGGGGGCTTGGAGGCGAATGCAGTGTTCGGCTCTATGGTGAGCTGATACCAGGACAGATGCGGCGGCGCACAGTCGATGGCCTGCTGCAGGTCATAGAGCGCATCCTCCAGGCTCTGATCCGGCAGGCCGTGCATCAGATCCAGGTTGAAGGTGGGCAGTGATATGGCGTGAGCCAGCTCGGCGGCCTTGCGCGCCTCCTCTGGCCCGTGGATGCGGCCGAGTCTGGTCAATTTCTCCTGCTGGAAGCTCTGCACCCCGATGGAGATGCGGTTGATGCCCGCACTCTGGAAGCCGGCGAACTTGTCCGCCTCGACGGTACCCGGGTTCGCCTCCATGGTGATCTCGCAGTCCGGGGTCAGGGGGATGCGCGCCCGCACCCCGTCCAGCAGGGCCTGCATGGCCTCCACGCTCAGCAAGCTGGGGGTGCCGCCACCGATAAAGATGGAGGAGAGCGGTCGTCCCTGGGCCCAGTGCAGATCCTGCTCCAGATCCTCCAGCAAGGCGGCCACGTACTCGAGGTGGGGCAGCTCTCCCTTCTGGGCGTGGGAGTTGAAGTCGCAGTAGGGGCACTTCTGGACGCACCAGGGCACGTGGATATAGAGGGAGAGAGGCGGCAGTTGCAGCATGGGTATTCCAGTGTTCAGCAATCAGGGATCAAAACGGGGGCCAACTCTACTGTTCCCCGCCATCGCTGGCAATGGTTGTGGCACAAGCTGGGAACGATGAGCAAAACGGGGGCCGATGGCCCCCATTGTAGATGAAACGCGCTGCGGCGTATGCCGGTGCCAGGTGTGGCCTCAGTGGGCCGCGGCCAGGGCGGCCTTCAACTTGGCCAGGGCCTGGCCCCGGTGGCTGAGCTGGTTTTTCAGCTCGCTCGGCATCTGGGCCGAGGTGCAGTCGTGATCCGGCACGAAGAACACGGGATCATAGCCAAAGCCGTGCTGGCCGCGGGGTTCGTCCAGGATCATCCCCTCCCAGCTCGCCTGGCAGATGATGGGGGTGGGGTCGTCGGCGTGACGCATGTAGACCAGTACGCACCAGAAGCGGGCGCTCTTGAGGTAGTCGGGGGCACCCTGAAGCTCTGCCAGCAGCTTGTCGATGTTCTCCTTGTCGCTGGCACCCGGGCCTGCGAAGCGGGCGGAGTAGACACCGGGGCGGCCGTGCAGCAAGTCCACCTCCAGACCGGAGTCGTCGGCGACGGCGGGCAGACCGGTGATGCGGGCGGCGTGACGGGCCTTGATGATGGCATTCTCGACGAAGGTGGTGCCGGTCTCCTCGGCATCGGTGACGGCGAACTCGCTCTGGGGGATCACCTGGATCTTCATATCGGCCAGCATGGCGGCCAACTCCTTCACCTTCTTCTGGTTACCTGTTGCCAGGACAAGCTTGCTCATCACGCACCTCCGCAAAAATTAATCTGCGCATTCTATGCGGGGCAGGCGTTTAGGCAAAGCGCTGATTAGCTCCCGTCGGAACTGGCCGGGGCTGGGATGCGCTGCTCGGAGCTGTGGTAAAAATACATCTTTCCTCAGTGGAATAACCAAAGTGATTAAATGCCATTTCAATTCATTACTCTGAGTCAGTAGACTCGCGCACCAATTCAATCCCCTGGTCTTGAGGTGAACTGATGCCATTGATCCTTTTGCTCGTACTCCTGGTGTTGTTCAGCCCGCTGGCCATCGACATCTATCTGCCCGCCATCCCCCAGATGGCGGAGCAACTCGGCGCCGAGGTGACCCTGATGCAGGGCACTATCACCTGGTTCCTGTTCAGCATGGGGCTGGGCCAGTTGCTGGTGGGGCCGCTCGCCGATCGTTACGGTCGCAAACCCATCGCGCTCGGCGGCGTGCTGCTCTACGGCCTGAGCGCCCTGGCCGCCGGTTTCGCGGCCAGTCTGGGGGAGCTGATGCTGGCCCGGGTGCTGCAAGGCTTCGGCGCCTGCGCCACCTCGGTGGCGGCCTTCTCCGTGGTGCGTGACAGCTATGGCCCCAAGAAGAGCGGCCAGATGATCTCCTACTTGAACGGTGCCATCTGCTTCATCCCCGCCCTGGCCCCCTTGCTCGGTGGCTGGCTCACCGCCAAGGCGGGCTGGTCGGCCAACTTCTGGTTTATGGCGGGCTATGCCGTCATCGTCGGCAGCTGGCTGCTGTGGCGCATGCCGGAGACCCGTCCGGAGGAGACCAGCAGCGCCGGTCCGCTCATCAGCTGGTCCCGCTACAGCCCGGTGCTGCGCTCCCCCAGCTTCCTGTTCAACGCCGGCCTCTGCATGCTGTCGATGGCGGTGATCCTGGCCTATGTCACCGCGGCCCCCGTGCAACTGATGGTGAAGCTGGGTCTGGACATGAACGGCTTCAGCTACTGGTTCACCGCCAATGCGGCACTGAATATCCTGGCCTGCTTCCTGGCCCCGCGCTTCATTGCCAGGGTTGGCCCAAGGCGCACCCTGCGCATCGGCCTGCTGGTGATTTCGCTCTCGGCCATCGCCCTGACCCTGGTGCAGCACATCGAGCACCCGCTCGCCATGATGGGCCCCGTGTTCCTCTCCAGCATCGGCTTCGCCATGGTGCTGGGAGCGGCTGCCGGCATGGCGCTTGCGCCCTTCGGCCACTGCGCCGGCACGGCGGCAGCCCTGCTCGGTCTGTTCCAGATGAGCGGCGCCGGCGCCCTGGTGGGGATCACCGGTGCCCTGGTGGCGGATCCCCTCAATCAGCTGGCGCTGCACATGTGGCTGCTGCTGCCGCCCCTGCTGGTGCTGCTGACGCGCCACGGCCGCCGTCTCTGCCTGCAGCCTTGAGTGCCGGGGGCGTGCATCCGTGATGGATAAGGCCCCTGTACTGGCGATAAATCCTGTGCTCTGATGGGCACAATCAGGGGGCCTTGGGCCCCTTTCTTCTTGGGACGCACTCGTCTGTGCCCCTTTATACGGATGACTTCAGCGGAGAACAGCGGATGAGCCAGACAATCAATGCCGCCCTGGTGGGCTATGGCTATGCAGGCCAAACCTTTCATGCCCCCTTCCTGGTGACCACGCCGGGCCTCACCCTGCGCTGGGTGGTGAGCCGGGATGCCGCCAAGGTGCACGCCGAGCTGCCGGGCAGCCAGGTGGGGACGCTGGAGCAGGTGCTGGCCGATGAGAGCGTGGATCTGGTGGTCATCGCCACCCCGAACGATACCCATGCCCCCATCGCCCGTCAGGCCCTGCTGGCCGGCAAGCACGTGGTGATCGACAAGCCGTTCGCACTGGATCTCGCCGAGGCGAAGGCGCTGGTGGAGCTGGCGCAGAAGCAGCAGCGGCTGCTCAGCATCTTCCACAACCGGCGCTGGGACGGGGACTTCCTCACGGTGCGCCGCCTGCTCGCCGAAGATGCCCTGGGACAGATCGCCCAGTTCGAGTCGCACTTCGACCGTTATCGTCCCGAGGTGCGCCAGCGCTGGCGGGAGGCGGGCGGCCCGGGCTCGGGCCTGTGGTTCGATCTCGGCCCTCACATCCTGGATCAGGCGCTGCAGCTGTTCGGCCAGCCAGAGTGGATCCAGGCCGATCTGGCGGCGCAGCGTCCCGGTGCCCTGAGCGATGACTACTTCCACGTGGTGCTGGGCTACGGGCCGCTGCGGGTGATCCTGCACGGCAGCTGCCTGGTCTCTGCCGACATGCCCCGCTTCGTCATCCACGGCAGCCGCGGCTCCTTCATAAAGTTCGGCATGGATGTGCAGGAGCCGCAGCTCAAAGAGGGCCTGCGTCCTCCAGTGGCGGGTTGGGGAGTGGATCCCGCGCCGGGCCAGATCAGCCGCATGGTGGAAGGGCTGCCCGGGCAGGAGCCGGTGAAGGGGGAGGCGGGCAACTACGGCACCTACTATAGCGGCGTCTGTGCGGCCATCCGTGGCGAGGCAGGCAATCCGGTGCCGGCCGACGAGGCGCTGGCGGTGATGGCGCTGCTGGATCTGGCCCGGGAGAGCGACAGCCAGGGCCGTCGGCTGAGTTGTCAGAAGTTGTCTGACTGATCCCGGGCTTTCACGCAGAATTCGATGGTATTCAATAGCGGCCAACCACTGTGGGTCGGCCATTTTTTGGATGATTATTGTGCCAAATTGCGTTTTTAATTGGCTTTTATATTAATTTTTGTCGCTATAGCAGTTATTTTTATCCAGCCCACGAGAAAATATCATTGTGATACGCGTTTTCATCGGCTGTGTATGGCGTTATATTTCGCGCGTCTCTTGGCTCCCGTTCTGATGGTTTTTTCACGGGGACAAGGGGCACAGTGATGGCCCTGACGGCCGTCTCTCCATCTTTATTTGAGGATATGTACATGAACAAAGTACTGGTAGCCGGTATCCTGGGTCTGATGTTGACCGCTTGTGGTCAGAAAGAAGAAGCCGCCGCTCCGGCCGCTACTCCGGCCGCCGACGTTGCTGCAACCGTTGAGAAGGCTGCTTCCGACGCTTCTGCCACCGTAGAGAAGGCTGCTTCTGAAGCCTCTGCTACCGTAGAGAAAGCTGCCGAAGACGTGGCCACCAAGGTCGACGCTGCAGTGAGCGATGCCAAGGCCAACTAAGCCTGCACCTCATCTGAAAACGGGCCCGACGCTAGCGTCGGGCCCGTTTTTTTATGGCCGTGTTTTGAAAAGTGGCAGGTTGCCTGCATCAGCCCGCTGAATCGACTCAGGCCAGCGGCTCCACCAACAGGATATGGGAGTCGGCACCGATGACCTTGACCCGGCTGCCTGCCGGCAAGGGCTGGGCACAGCGCACCGTCCAGACGGTGTCGTCCAGATGGACCCGACTCATGCCCTGGCTCACCTCGTCGAGCAAGGTGAGCTCCCGCCCCAGATAGCTCTGCATCCGCTCGTTGATGGGGGCGGCGGCATCCTGCAGTGAGCGATCCCGCCTGTGCTGCCAGCGCCACCAGGCCCAGGTGGTCAGCAGGGACTGCACCGCAAACAGCAGCAGTTGTACCTGCCAGCCGAAGGGCCAGAGCAGCAGCAGTATGCCCACTTCCAGGGCGGCAATGCCGGTCCAGAGC containing:
- the zntR gene encoding Zn(2+)-responsive transcriptional regulator, which encodes MYRIGELAKACGVKADTLRFYEKNGLLSPGLRNDSGYRVYGEQDRRRLEFIIRAKSVGFSLADIGELLDLDTNKARVTCQEVKAVADAKLTQVEQKILELTRFRENLKQLSNICCGGPRSAEHCAILETLESGVPSRHEHHDHEHS
- a CDS encoding alternative ribosome-rescue factor A, with product MAKKRRVDIIDQAHDHQRGIIQDNHLKALVTSPLFQARVEASKKGKGSYQRKAKHGKRWEPGQQRMQRVCC
- the hemW gene encoding radical SAM family heme chaperone HemW gives rise to the protein MLQLPPLSLYIHVPWCVQKCPYCDFNSHAQKGELPHLEYVAALLEDLEQDLHWAQGRPLSSIFIGGGTPSLLSVEAMQALLDGVRARIPLTPDCEITMEANPGTVEADKFAGFQSAGINRISIGVQSFQQEKLTRLGRIHGPEEARKAAELAHAISLPTFNLDLMHGLPDQSLEDALYDLQQAIDCAPPHLSWYQLTIEPNTAFASKPPTLPEDDTLWDIYEQGHAMLTAQGYQQYEISAYAKAGYQCRHNLNYWRFGDYLGIGCGAHGKVTDLASQQILRTAKVKHPKGYLDPARAYLDSQWTVTEDDLPLEYFMNRFRLFEPAPKAEFEAYTGLALEQVETMLAIAQTKELILDLGDSWQLTSLGHRYLNVLLELFMDE
- a CDS encoding XTP/dITP diphosphatase gives rise to the protein MSKLVLATGNQKKVKELAAMLADMKIQVIPQSEFAVTDAEETGTTFVENAIIKARHAARITGLPAVADDSGLEVDLLHGRPGVYSARFAGPGASDKENIDKLLAELQGAPDYLKSARFWCVLVYMRHADDPTPIICQASWEGMILDEPRGQHGFGYDPVFFVPDHDCTSAQMPSELKNQLSHRGQALAKLKAALAAAH
- a CDS encoding multidrug effflux MFS transporter; translation: MPLILLLVLLVLFSPLAIDIYLPAIPQMAEQLGAEVTLMQGTITWFLFSMGLGQLLVGPLADRYGRKPIALGGVLLYGLSALAAGFAASLGELMLARVLQGFGACATSVAAFSVVRDSYGPKKSGQMISYLNGAICFIPALAPLLGGWLTAKAGWSANFWFMAGYAVIVGSWLLWRMPETRPEETSSAGPLISWSRYSPVLRSPSFLFNAGLCMLSMAVILAYVTAAPVQLMVKLGLDMNGFSYWFTANAALNILACFLAPRFIARVGPRRTLRIGLLVISLSAIALTLVQHIEHPLAMMGPVFLSSIGFAMVLGAAAGMALAPFGHCAGTAAALLGLFQMSGAGALVGITGALVADPLNQLALHMWLLLPPLLVLLTRHGRRLCLQP
- a CDS encoding oxidoreductase gives rise to the protein MSQTINAALVGYGYAGQTFHAPFLVTTPGLTLRWVVSRDAAKVHAELPGSQVGTLEQVLADESVDLVVIATPNDTHAPIARQALLAGKHVVIDKPFALDLAEAKALVELAQKQQRLLSIFHNRRWDGDFLTVRRLLAEDALGQIAQFESHFDRYRPEVRQRWREAGGPGSGLWFDLGPHILDQALQLFGQPEWIQADLAAQRPGALSDDYFHVVLGYGPLRVILHGSCLVSADMPRFVIHGSRGSFIKFGMDVQEPQLKEGLRPPVAGWGVDPAPGQISRMVEGLPGQEPVKGEAGNYGTYYSGVCAAIRGEAGNPVPADEALAVMALLDLARESDSQGRRLSCQKLSD
- a CDS encoding NfeD family protein gives rise to the protein MSALLEGLTHWHWLGLGFALLAIEVMGSVGFLLWTGIAALEVGILLLLWPFGWQVQLLLFAVQSLLTTWAWWRWQHRRDRSLQDAAAPINERMQSYLGRELTLLDEVSQGMSRVHLDDTVWTVRCAQPLPAGSRVKVIGADSHILLVEPLA